A section of the Euwallacea similis isolate ESF13 chromosome 9, ESF131.1, whole genome shotgun sequence genome encodes:
- the ND-13B gene encoding NADH dehydrogenase [ubiquinone] 1 alpha subcomplex subunit 5, which produces MSGAALKTTTGLTGLAVSKNSHQILGVLYGKILRTLQKMPESATYRKHTEAIIKERGDILHSTPAVEEVERKINCGQIEELIVQAGNELNLARKMLTWKPWEPLTKTVPPNQWSWPPAQPVKQR; this is translated from the coding sequence ATGTCAGGTGCTGCGCTTAAGACCACCACAGGCCTGACGGGTTTGGCTGTGTCGAAAAACTCCCATCAGATCTTAGGGGTTCTATATGGTAAAATACTGAGAACCCTTCAGAAAATGCCTGAATCAGCAACATACAGAAAACACACTGAAGCCATAATCAAAGAGAGAGGAGACATTCTTCATTCAACCCCTGCAGTTGAAGAAGTCGAGAGAAAAATCAACTGCGGGCAAATTGAAGAATTAATAGTTCAGGCTGGAAATGAGTTAAACTTGGCTCGAAAAATGTTAACCTGGAAGCCATGGGAACCCCTGACTAAAACTGTCCCTCCAAACCAATGGAGCTGGCCCCCAGCTCAACCAGTAAAGCAACGTTAG
- the Nf-YB gene encoding uncharacterized protein Nf-YB, producing the protein MEKIEDMSHTYIGEPYVVSVEELEDDADQMAAENTDDSSHGEKGMAPLREQDRFLPIANVAKIMKKAIPETGKVNNKIAKDARECVQECVSEFISFITSEASDRCYLEKRKTINGEDILFAMSTLGFDNYVEPLKVYLQKYREAVKVDKNLHQGYEEIEIDTFNTSGIATSDTVEGAVIYTVQNNSGQFQLG; encoded by the exons atggaaaagaTCGAAGACATGTCCCACACTTACATTGGAGAACCTTATGTTGTTTCCGTGGAAGAACTGGAAg atgATGCTGACCAAATGGCAGCAGAAAACACTGATGATTCCAGTCACGGAGAAAAAGGAATGGCACCTCTCCGAGAGCAAGATCGTTTCCTACCTATAGCAAATGTTGCaaagataatgaaaaaagCCATTCCGGAAACAggaaaagttaataataag ATTGCAAAAGATGCAAGAGAATGTGTTCAAGAGTGTGTATCAGAATTTATCAGTTTCATCACAAGTGAGGCTAGCGATAGGTGCtatttggaaaaaagaaaaactattaaTGGAGAAGATATCCTTTTTGCAATGAGCACCCTTGGCTTTGACAATTATGTGGAGCCTTTGAAAGTGTATCTGCAAAAGTACCGAGaa GCAGTAAAAGTTGATAAAAACTTGCATCAAGGctatgaagaaattgaaatagaCACATTTA ATACATCAGGGATTGCTACTTCAGACACTGTTGAAGGTGCTGTAATATACACAGTGCAGAATAATTCTGGACAGTTCCAGTTAGGTTGA